From Triticum aestivum cultivar Chinese Spring chromosome 7B, IWGSC CS RefSeq v2.1, whole genome shotgun sequence:
atctcatggaggacttatgggacactttggacgcgacaaggcatttgctacgctctccaagaactatttttggcccaagatgttccgcgacgtctcacgcttcaccaaccgatgctcgacatgtcgcaaagctaagtcaaaagctctatcccatggtctctatatgccacttccaattccatatcacccatgagaagatattagtatggactttgtgcttggtttgcctagaactagaaatggcaaagattctgtgtttgttgttgtggaccgattctctaagatggctcatttcatcccatgcaacaagatagacgatgcttcacatgttgcaaatctcttttgtagggaaatcttgcgtctacatggagtgccaaagacgattgtctcggaccacgacgtcaagtttctaagctacttttggaagacactatgcgccaagctcgggatcaagcttttgttctcttcggcataccatcctcaaaccgacggccaaacggaggtcacgAACCGAACGCTCttcactctactacgcgtgttgattaagaaaaacatcaaggagtgggaggagtgtctacccatcgccgcgTATGCCTACAATCGAGCACGACActctactaccggcaagtcccccttcgaggtcgtctacggcttcaacccgttgtcccaattgggcattctacctctaccactacaagagcgcatcaacatggacgcaagTACACgagtgaactacctcaagaagatgcatgaagatacaaggcacaccatcaagcgccaagtacaacgactcgcgaccaagctcaacgtcaacaagcaacccattatattcaacattggagagctcgtgtggctacacctttgaaaagaccgcttccccaatgaacgcaagtccaagcttctacctagagccgacggacccttcaaggtgctcgcacgctacaacaacaatgcatgcaagatcgatctcccgcgcgacaagtacaacgtgagcgacgtcttcaacgtcaaagatctctctccctaccatggtgatgaggctttcgatccgatgtcggatctttcccaaggggggggggggatgatgcggagcatcccacagtcatccccatggacctacctacgtctcccactATACCGCTTgtaccaatgacaagagctcgagcaaaggttatcgaagataaggtgaactcgctcctctccgaactaccactttctacatatgagacatggctactacctcaagcggagaccctatgcgtgatcaggtacttggaggaaggccacggaTCAGCTACGCCCAACGGACAAggcggcgaggacaccaagtacaaggagcgagaagagaagcagccgAAAAGTctccagccaccggacgtccgagacGTGTCGGACGCCTGATGCACCAACCCGCCAGGCCAGCCCCAGCCAGCGaacgctacagcggccggacgtccaACGCGCCTCAGACGACCGACAcctcccagcgcccggacgaccgacgccaCCATCACAGAACCAAAACGTCAGAAGTATGgagaccaccggacgtccgacgctggATGGAAATCCGACGCCGACCATCCCGAGCCAAAATGTCGGACATCCAACGTGTACCGGACGTCCAGACCCTCGCAAGCCACCGGATGACCGGTAgctgtcggacgtccgacgcctgtgtgttgacagcgtgttgggccgaggcccatgtaccccttcgtccacttagactatatatacccctcctcctccctctttctagggttagcaatggtttagctcatttgagagatagagctttgctcatctactTGATCCCCTTCTCCACCGGAGTTCACaacctctatggagaagatcccccaagtggattcaagacccctcacgggaagacccctcaagacctcctcacggagaagaacttgctacttgtatcgtcctttgttgatcgtggatcttgtatcactctttatgttcgaggatctagcgcatgtgtgatctttcccattgatttgagtgtttccccttgtgttttcactcgtgtttcccctcgtgttcttcgtgttcgtcgTAGGATCacctccaaatcgtgaaagatcggccctagggtttccaccctacgtCAGCTTATGTCTTCCTCTTCTATTCATCTTCTTCCCTGTATTGGTGGAGATTGAGGAATCCATGGCTGTAATCTCCATTAGTGAGGAATAGAGAGGGTCTTGCTAACATTTGGTAATTAGAGCCAATCGTTCCTCCATGCAAAATCCACACAAATTCTAGCCATTTTAGGTGAATCAGCTTGGGCTGCCCGCAGTGGGATTGTTACCATCACGTTCTGGACACACTTCAAACTGGGCATGCTTCTGCCATTGCATTACAAGGATTTGAGCTTCTGGAGATATTTAAGTGTGGACAAGATGATGTTGAAAACTGGGCATGTTATTCAGTGTGGTCTCGAGCATATCAGTGAACTCCTATTTAGAACTCCACTATCAGTTAACGCATTGCACTCCTATTTAGAACTCCACTATCAGTGAACTTACCAACTACACGGCCTGGCTTTCATCCAAACAAGCGAACACAACATAGACAGTTTGATCACATATTCACATCATTGATAAATGGTGGCATTTGATCGAGTGCAACGGTGGAAGAAGAGATTGTGTGTCCAAGAGCTCATAAATAATTATTACCTGCTTGAGGATAGGGGTAGCACACTTCTCTCTTAGAGCGAAAGCATCAGAGTAGGTTATGCAGGGCACTGGTTTCAGTTCAGCATACTGCATATATAATTCAAGAATCAACACATACCTCGACAAATAAATCAATAAACAGTCCAACCTAAACTCCCAAGGATCTTAAGCATGGCCAATCATCTCAAAACATATTTTCAACTATAAATCCACAAGACGCATAACTTTTGTACTAAAAGACAAATAACTGACAGAAGCACTAATATTAATCGAAGAGAGTTCTTGCCTTTAAGGCCATGCCTATGATTGTGAGAGGAAATCCATAGGTTAGCATCAGAGCAGACCACTCCGAACCAGGGAGAAGATTGAAATACGCCCCAAATCCATACCTGGGACGCAAAAAACGCATGAGCCACCGATAGAAAAGCATTCTGGATCTCTCTGATTTGCACAATAGGATCTGCAACATTTGAACTTACGACAAGAGGGAGCCACCTATCCCTAGTCCAATCACACCAAAAGACACCTGCagatggaggggggggggggggtattcagCACCAAACGCACGCCAAATTCTAAGAACACAGCGCTACCGCTTGCTTGTTGCTCCTGGCTCTCAAGAACCAAGAAAACGACCAAGCCACTCACCTTGGCGAGGGTGAACTCATCGTCGGGGATGACGGCCTTGTCGTCGGCTGCTCCGGACGATGACGCGGGTGCGGCAGGAGGCGAAGAATCCGCAGCTCGGACCAGCGCACCGGTGCGACTCGGGCGGCATGGTACAAGGAATTCATTTCTCGCCAAGCGGCGAGAGGGGAATGGCGCCGGG
This genomic window contains:
- the LOC123155894 gene encoding thylakoid membrane protein slr0575 isoform X8, whose protein sequence is MSVQCTANLLRALAALPAPFPSRRLARNEFLVPCRPSRTGALVRAADSSPPAAPASSSGAADDKAVIPDDEFTLAKVSFGVIGLGIGGSLLSYGFGAYFNLLPGSEWSALMLTYGFPLTIIGMALKYAELKPVPCITYSDAFALREKCATPILKQVRSDVTRYRYGDEQHLDEALKRIFQYGLGGGIPRRSAPILQKIQEVTDDGKYCLVLEFEAKSLELSDFEKRSIDNKVATKSEDRQVTC
- the LOC123155894 gene encoding thylakoid membrane protein slr0575 isoform X13: MSVQCTANLLRALAALPAPFPSRRLARNEFLVPCRPSRTGALVRAADSSPPAAPASSSGAADDKAVIPDDEFTLAKVSFGVIGLGIGGSLLSYGFGAYFNLLPGSEWSALMLTYGFPLTIIGMALKYAELKPVPCITYSDAFALREKCATPILKQVRSDVTRYRYGDEQHLDEALKRIFQYGLGGGIPRRSAPILQKIQEVTDDGKYCLVLEFEAKSLELSDFEKRQKHRQ
- the LOC123155894 gene encoding thylakoid membrane protein slr0575 isoform X11; amino-acid sequence: MSVQCTANLLRALAALPAPFPSRRLARNEFLVPCRPSRTGALVRAADSSPPAAPASSSGAADDKAVIPDDEFTLAKVSFGVIGLGIGGSLLSYGFGAYFNLLPGSEWSALMLTYGFPLTIIGMALKYAELKPVPCITYSDAFALREKCATPILKQGGGIPRRSAPILQKIQEVTDDGKYCLVLEFEAKSLELSDFEKRQASTALLKKMDNVWTEDVETFGLVLRSFHSFPSSPLSHSL
- the LOC123155894 gene encoding thylakoid membrane protein slr0575 isoform X3 — its product is MSVQCTANLLRALAALPAPFPSRRLARNEFLVPCRPSRTGALVRAADSSPPAAPASSSGAADDKAVIPDDEFTLAKVSFGVIGLGIGGSLLSYGFGAYFNLLPGSEWSALMLTYGFPLTIIGMALKYAELKPVPCITYSDAFALREKCATPILKQVRSDVTRYRYGDEQHLDEALKRIFQYGLGGGIPRRSAPILQKIQEVTDDGKYCLVLEFEAKSLELSDFEKRQASTALLKKMDNVWTEDVETFGLVLRSFHSFPSSPLSHSL
- the LOC123155894 gene encoding thylakoid membrane protein slr0575 isoform X6; translation: MSVQCTANLLRALAALPAPFPSRRLARNEFLVPCRPSRTGALVRAADSSPPAAPASSSGAADDKAVIPDDEFTLAKVSFGVIGLGIGGSLLSYGFGAYFNLLPGSEWSALMLTYGFPLTIIGMALKYAELKPVPCITYSDAFALREKCATPILKQGGGIPRRSAPILQKIQEVTDDGKYCLVLEFEAKSLELSDFEKRQLSGPRPRCAAKWAFFVEPERVAKFTSFFGPGIKAEIGKGGDDLYEVRLISETTEEE
- the LOC123155894 gene encoding thylakoid membrane protein slr0575 isoform X9 produces the protein MSVQCTANLLRALAALPAPFPSRRLARNEFLVPCRPSRTGALVRAADSSPPAAPASSSGAADDKAVIPDDEFTLAKVSFGVIGLGIGGSLLSYGFGAYFNLLPGSEWSALMLTYGFPLTIIGMALKYAELKPVPCITYSDAFALREKCATPILKQGGGIPRRSAPILQKIQEVTDDGKYCLVLEFEAKSLELSDFEKRQNSPPFSVLELRLKLEKVVTIYMKCVLSRRPQRKSDSVCNPILC
- the LOC123155894 gene encoding thylakoid membrane protein slr0575 isoform X12, which produces MSVQCTANLLRALAALPAPFPSRRLARNEFLVPCRPSRTGALVRAADSSPPAAPASSSGAADDKAVIPDDEFTLAKVSFGVIGLGIGGSLLSYGFGAYFNLLPGSEWSALMLTYGFPLTIIGMALKYAELKPVPCITYSDAFALREKCATPILKQGGGIPRRSAPILQKIQEVTDDGKYCLVLEFEAKSLELSDFEKRQAKFTSFFGPGIKAEIGKGGDDLYEVRLISETTEEE
- the LOC123155894 gene encoding thylakoid membrane protein slr0575 isoform X5, yielding MSVQCTANLLRALAALPAPFPSRRLARNEFLVPCRPSRTGALVRAADSSPPAAPASSSGAADDKAVIPDDEFTLAKVSFGVIGLGIGGSLLSYGFGAYFNLLPGSEWSALMLTYGFPLTIIGMALKYAELKPVPCITYSDAFALREKCATPILKQVRSDVTRYRYGDEQHLDEALKRIFQYGLGGGIPRRSAPILQKIQEVTDDGKYCLVLEFEAKSLELSDFEKRQPNLHRIAPQYFETLSAMVCCRISVIVQGQHDMLRY
- the LOC123155894 gene encoding thylakoid membrane protein slr0575 isoform X10, with translation MSVQCTANLLRALAALPAPFPSRRLARNEFLVPCRPSRTGALVRAADSSPPAAPASSSGAADDKAVIPDDEFTLAKVSFGVIGLGIGGSLLSYGFGAYFNLLPGSEWSALMLTYGFPLTIIGMALKYAELKPVPCITYSDAFALREKCATPILKQVTDDGKYCLVLEFEAKSLELSDFEKRQLSGPRPRCAAKWAFFVEPERVAKFTSFFGPGIKAEIGKGGDDLYEVRLISETTEEE
- the LOC123155894 gene encoding thylakoid membrane protein slr0575 isoform X2 — its product is MSVQCTANLLRALAALPAPFPSRRLARNEFLVPCRPSRTGALVRAADSSPPAAPASSSGAADDKAVIPDDEFTLAKVSFGVIGLGIGGSLLSYGFGAYFNLLPGSEWSALMLTYGFPLTIIGMALKYAELKPVPCITYSDAFALREKCATPILKQVRSDVTRYRYGDEQHLDEALKRIFQYGLGGGIPRRSAPILQKIQEVTDDGKYCLVLEFEAKSLELSDFEKRQNSPPFSVLELRLKLEKVVTIYMKCVLSRRPQRKSDSVCNPILC
- the LOC123155894 gene encoding thylakoid membrane protein slr0575 isoform X4, with amino-acid sequence MSVQCTANLLRALAALPAPFPSRRLARNEFLVPCRPSRTGALVRAADSSPPAAPASSSGAADDKAVIPDDEFTLAKVSFGVIGLGIGGSLLSYGFGAYFNLLPGSEWSALMLTYGFPLTIIGMALKYAELKPVPCITYSDAFALREKCATPILKQVRSDVTRYRYGDEQHLDEALKRIFQYGLGGGIPRRSAPILQKIQEVTDDGKYCLVLEFEAKSLELSDFEKRQAKFTSFFGPGIKAEIGKGGDDLYEVRLISETTEEE
- the LOC123155894 gene encoding thylakoid membrane protein slr0575 isoform X7, whose protein sequence is MSVQCTANLLRALAALPAPFPSRRLARNEFLVPCRPSRTGALVRAADSSPPAAPASSSGAADDKAVIPDDEFTLAKVSFGVIGLGIGGSLLSYGFGAYFNLLPGSEWSALMLTYGFPLTIIGMALKYAELKPVPCITYSDAFALREKCATPILKQVRSDVTRYRYGDEQHLDEALKRIFQYGLGGGIPRRSAPILQKIQEVTDDGKYCLVLEFEAKSLELSDFEKRQEKGRSYKQGDEDAVRRLGWE